A region of Planktomarina temperata RCA23 DNA encodes the following proteins:
- a CDS encoding ABC transporter ATP-binding protein codes for MTEPFLIGESMTGGYGRGADILHDCTIAVNPGEIAVIVGPNGAGKSTAMKAVFGMLNIHKGSVRLDGEDITHLSPQDRVAKGMAFVPQTSNIFTSLTVEENLEMGAFLRRYDIRVTMEQIFDLFPILRDKRKQAAGELSGGQRQQVAVGRALMTQPKVLMLDEPTAGVSPIVMDELFDRIIEVARTGISILMVEQNARQALEIADRGYVLVQGANRFTDTGAALLANADVRKSFLGG; via the coding sequence TGACCGGCGGCTATGGCCGGGGCGCCGATATTTTGCACGACTGCACCATCGCGGTGAACCCCGGTGAGATTGCCGTGATCGTCGGCCCCAATGGCGCCGGCAAATCCACTGCGATGAAGGCCGTTTTCGGCATGCTCAACATTCACAAGGGCTCTGTGCGCTTGGATGGTGAGGACATCACCCATCTTTCGCCGCAGGACCGCGTGGCCAAAGGCATGGCCTTTGTGCCGCAAACCTCAAATATCTTCACCTCCCTGACCGTTGAAGAAAATCTAGAAATGGGCGCCTTCCTGCGCCGCTATGATATCCGCGTGACGATGGAGCAGATTTTTGATCTCTTTCCCATTCTGCGCGACAAACGCAAACAGGCGGCCGGCGAGCTGTCCGGCGGGCAACGCCAGCAGGTGGCAGTTGGCCGGGCCTTGATGACGCAGCCTAAGGTTTTGATGCTTGATGAGCCCACGGCTGGCGTTTCGCCTATTGTGATGGATGAGCTCTTTGACCGGATCATCGAGGTTGCCCGCACGGGCATCTCGATCTTAATGGTTGAGCAAAACGCCCGGCAAGCGTTGGAGATCGCCGATCGCGGCTATGTGCTGGTGCAAGGCGCAAATCGATTCACCGACACAGGCGCGGCGCTTTTGGCCAATGCAGATGTGCGCAAATCTTTCTTGGGGGGTTAG
- a CDS encoding ABC transporter permease subunit, translating into MDLLNAVVVLSNYVLIPALAYGSQLALGALGVTLIYGILRFSNFAHGDTMAFGAMVTILVTWLFQGWGISLGPLPTALLAIPFGIAATAALLLTTDRLVYRFYRQQKAAPVILVIVSMGVMFVMNGLVRFIIGPNDQRFSDGERFIISAREFKKLTGLSEGLAFKTTQGITIVTAVIVVVALFWFLNRTRTGKSMRAFSDNEDLALLSGINPDRVVMVTWLIVAGLAATAGALYGLDKSFKPFIYLQLLLPIFAAAVVGGLGNPLGAIAGGFVIAFSEVLITYPLKKVLGYLLPDRFEPDTLVQLLSTDYKFAVSFTILIIVLLFRPTGLFKGKSV; encoded by the coding sequence ATTGATCTTTTGAATGCAGTGGTCGTGCTGTCCAATTATGTCCTGATCCCTGCCCTCGCCTATGGGAGCCAATTGGCCCTTGGCGCGCTTGGTGTGACGTTGATTTATGGCATCTTGCGGTTTTCCAACTTTGCCCATGGGGACACGATGGCCTTTGGCGCTATGGTGACCATTCTGGTGACCTGGCTGTTTCAAGGCTGGGGCATCTCGCTTGGCCCGCTGCCGACGGCGCTTTTGGCCATTCCCTTTGGTATTGCCGCCACGGCCGCCCTATTGCTGACCACTGACCGGCTGGTCTATCGGTTTTACCGGCAACAAAAAGCCGCGCCGGTCATATTGGTCATCGTTTCCATGGGGGTGATGTTTGTAATGAACGGCTTGGTGCGCTTTATCATTGGGCCAAATGATCAAAGGTTTTCCGATGGTGAGAGATTCATCATATCTGCGCGGGAGTTCAAAAAACTCACAGGGCTTTCAGAGGGTTTGGCTTTTAAGACCACCCAGGGCATTACCATTGTCACAGCCGTAATTGTGGTCGTCGCATTGTTTTGGTTTCTCAACCGCACCCGCACGGGGAAATCCATGCGCGCGTTTTCGGACAATGAGGATCTGGCGCTGCTCTCGGGCATCAACCCCGACCGGGTGGTGATGGTAACTTGGCTCATCGTTGCGGGTCTGGCCGCAACCGCCGGGGCGCTATATGGATTAGATAAATCCTTCAAGCCATTCATTTACCTGCAACTTCTATTGCCCATCTTTGCCGCGGCGGTGGTGGGCGGCTTGGGAAATCCGTTGGGAGCCATTGCCGGGGGCTTTGTTATTGCGTTCTCAGAGGTTCTCATCACCTACCCGCTCAAAAAGGTTCTCGGCTACCTTCTGCCGGATCGTTTCGAGCCCGATACATTGGTCCAGCTCCTTTCGACGGATTATAAATTCGCTGTGAGTTTCACGATACTGATTATCGTATTGCTGTTCCGCCCGACCGGATTGTTTAAGGGGAAATCCGTATGA
- a CDS encoding branched-chain amino acid ABC transporter permease translates to MTINYKNIGLFFLVACLILGTGFVQSWNTALFILNMGLVSAIMALGVNLQWGFAGLFNVGIMGFVALGGLAAVLISMPPTTEAWAAGGLRVILGIVLGAATVTTAILVQLRMAAGPARTLTTIAILIGGFFLYRAVFDGGVAAVEAVDAAGTGYLGGLNFGGASYKDWGFMTLISWPVGGLLAAGVAWLIGKTALGLRSDYLAIATLGISEIIIAVMKNEDWLSRGVKNVIGLPRPVPYEIELQESAGFIEHTTALGLDPVTSSSIVVKLGYAGLFSIVLVIVLILAQLALASPWGRMMRAIRDNEEAAEAMGKNVTARHLQIFILGSAICGVAGAMMTTLDSQLTPSSYQPLRFTFLVWVMVIVGGSGNNFGSVLGGFLIFFLWVQVEPMGAILMQILTSGMAEDNVLRLHLLDSVAHMRLLTMGLILILVLRFAPKGLIPEK, encoded by the coding sequence ATGACCATTAATTACAAGAACATCGGTCTGTTTTTTCTGGTGGCCTGCCTCATTTTGGGCACGGGCTTTGTTCAAAGCTGGAACACAGCGCTTTTCATCCTCAATATGGGATTGGTTTCAGCGATCATGGCGCTGGGGGTCAACCTACAATGGGGGTTTGCCGGTTTGTTTAACGTCGGCATTATGGGATTTGTGGCGCTGGGCGGCCTCGCAGCTGTTTTAATCTCGATGCCCCCAACAACTGAGGCCTGGGCCGCGGGCGGGCTTCGAGTCATTCTGGGCATAGTCCTGGGCGCCGCCACGGTGACCACTGCAATCCTAGTGCAACTGCGCATGGCCGCAGGCCCGGCAAGAACCCTTACCACCATAGCCATTTTAATCGGTGGATTCTTTCTCTATCGCGCGGTCTTTGATGGCGGCGTGGCGGCTGTGGAAGCCGTTGATGCAGCCGGCACCGGCTATCTCGGTGGATTGAACTTTGGCGGCGCTAGCTACAAAGACTGGGGCTTTATGACATTGATCTCCTGGCCCGTAGGTGGGCTTTTGGCGGCTGGTGTCGCCTGGCTCATTGGCAAAACCGCTCTGGGTCTGCGTTCCGATTATCTCGCCATTGCCACGCTTGGGATTTCAGAAATCATCATTGCAGTGATGAAAAACGAAGATTGGCTGTCGCGCGGTGTGAAGAACGTGATCGGCCTGCCCCGCCCGGTGCCCTATGAAATTGAGCTGCAAGAAAGTGCCGGGTTTATTGAACACACCACTGCGCTTGGGCTTGATCCGGTCACCTCCTCTTCGATTGTTGTAAAGCTGGGATACGCCGGTTTGTTTTCGATTGTTTTGGTCATTGTCCTCATTTTGGCACAACTGGCCCTCGCCAGCCCATGGGGCCGCATGATGCGGGCGATTAGAGACAATGAGGAAGCCGCTGAAGCGATGGGAAAAAATGTCACAGCGCGGCATTTGCAAATTTTCATCCTTGGCTCGGCCATTTGCGGCGTGGCCGGCGCCATGATGACCACGCTCGACAGCCAGTTGACCCCATCCTCCTACCAGCCGCTGCGCTTCACCTTTTTGGTGTGGGTGATGGTCATTGTAGGCGGTTCAGGCAATAATTTCGGGTCAGTCTTAGGGGGATTTTTGATCTTTTTCCTTTGGGTCCAAGTCGAACCAATGGGGGCGATCTTGATGCAGATCCTGACCTCGGGCATGGCGGAAGACAATGTTTTGCGGCTGCATTTGCTGGACTCAGTGGCCCATATGCGCCTTTTGACCATGGGGTTAATATTGATCTTGGTACTCAGATTTGCGCCGAAAGGCTTGATCCCTGAAAAGTAG
- the typA gene encoding translational GTPase TypA has translation MDLRNIAIIAHVDHGKTTLVDELLKQSGTYRENQATTERAMDSNDLERERGITILAKATSVEWQGTRINIVDTPGHADFGGEVERILSMVDGVVLLVDAAEGPMPQTKFVTSKALALGLNPIVVVNKVDKPDGEPDRALDECFDLFASLDANEQQLDFPVLYASGRAGWADEELDGPRKDLSALFELIVRHVKSPKQAEKAHEPFSMLATTLGADPFIGRILTGRVETGRLKAGDSVKALSRDGSKIEQFRCTKILAFRGLSQTAIDEAVAGDIVSLAGMTKATVADTICAPEINEALPSLPIDPPTISVTFGINDSPLAGRDGKKVQSRVIRKRLMEEAETNVAIRVTDTPSGEAFEVAGRGELQMGVLIENMRREGFELSISRPRVLFKEEDGQRLEPIEEVTVDVDEEYSGVVIEKLTGFRKGDLAEMKSAGAGKTRIIAHVPSRGLIGYQGEFMTDTRGTGVLNRVFHTWAPHKGAIPGRRAGVLISMENGVSVPYAIFNLEDRGKFFIGSQEDVYQGMIIGEHNRENDLEVNPLKGKKLTNVRASGTDEAVRLTTPIKMSLEEAIAYIDNDELVEVTPNAIRLRKIHLDPHERKRASRSA, from the coding sequence ATGGACCTTCGTAATATCGCGATCATCGCACACGTTGACCACGGCAAAACCACTTTGGTGGATGAGCTGTTAAAGCAATCCGGCACCTACCGGGAAAATCAAGCCACGACCGAACGGGCCATGGACAGCAATGACTTGGAACGAGAGCGGGGCATCACCATCCTGGCCAAGGCGACTTCGGTCGAATGGCAGGGCACGCGGATCAATATCGTTGACACGCCAGGTCACGCGGATTTCGGCGGCGAGGTGGAACGCATCCTGTCTATGGTGGACGGCGTCGTCTTGTTGGTGGACGCGGCAGAAGGCCCAATGCCTCAGACCAAATTTGTCACCTCCAAAGCGCTGGCGCTTGGCCTGAACCCGATTGTGGTGGTCAATAAAGTGGACAAGCCCGATGGTGAACCTGACCGCGCCCTAGATGAGTGTTTTGATCTCTTTGCGTCACTGGATGCCAATGAGCAGCAATTGGACTTCCCGGTTCTCTATGCCTCTGGTCGAGCTGGCTGGGCAGATGAGGAGCTGGACGGGCCGCGTAAGGATCTTTCCGCTTTGTTCGAGTTGATCGTGCGCCACGTGAAATCCCCCAAACAGGCAGAAAAAGCCCATGAGCCCTTTTCCATGCTGGCGACGACGCTTGGAGCGGATCCATTCATTGGCCGCATTCTGACCGGGCGGGTCGAAACGGGCCGCCTCAAAGCTGGGGACTCCGTGAAGGCCCTATCTCGGGATGGCAGCAAGATTGAGCAGTTCCGCTGCACAAAAATTCTCGCATTCCGCGGCCTATCGCAGACCGCGATTGATGAGGCCGTGGCGGGCGATATCGTGTCGCTGGCTGGCATGACCAAAGCCACCGTTGCAGACACCATCTGCGCACCTGAAATCAACGAGGCCCTGCCCTCCTTGCCGATTGATCCCCCCACCATATCGGTGACCTTTGGGATCAATGACAGCCCCCTGGCCGGCCGTGACGGTAAAAAAGTGCAAAGCCGGGTGATCCGCAAGCGTTTGATGGAAGAAGCGGAAACCAATGTGGCGATCCGTGTGACAGATACGCCGAGCGGCGAGGCCTTTGAGGTCGCCGGCCGCGGCGAGTTGCAAATGGGTGTACTGATCGAGAACATGCGCCGTGAAGGTTTTGAGCTGTCTATCAGCCGCCCGCGGGTTTTGTTCAAAGAAGAGGATGGCCAGCGCCTAGAGCCCATCGAAGAAGTGACCGTCGATGTGGATGAAGAATATTCTGGTGTTGTGATTGAAAAGCTGACCGGCTTTCGTAAGGGTGACTTGGCAGAGATGAAATCCGCAGGGGCCGGCAAGACGCGCATCATCGCGCATGTGCCGTCGCGCGGCCTGATCGGCTATCAAGGCGAATTCATGACCGACACCCGCGGCACGGGCGTTTTGAACCGCGTATTTCACACCTGGGCGCCGCACAAAGGCGCAATCCCAGGCCGTCGCGCTGGCGTATTGATCTCCATGGAGAATGGGGTCTCTGTGCCCTATGCGATCTTTAACCTTGAAGACCGCGGTAAATTCTTCATCGGCAGCCAAGAGGATGTCTACCAAGGCATGATTATCGGCGAGCACAACCGCGAGAATGATCTTGAGGTGAACCCGCTCAAGGGCAAGAAATTGACGAACGTGCGCGCCAGCGGAACCGATGAAGCGGTGCGCTTGACCACGCCAATCAAAATGTCTCTGGAAGAGGCCATCGCCTATATCGACAATGACGAGCTGGTAGAAGTCACGCCAAATGCCATTCGTTTGCGTAAGATCCACCTTGATCCACATGAGCGCAAACGCGCCTCACGCAGCGCATAA
- a CDS encoding DUF1330 domain-containing protein yields the protein MPKALWIAHVNVLDAEKLAAYASAATPVIASYGGVFLARGGAYEQLEGPDHTRNVVAQFPSLQAAHDCYHSEGYQAAIKLGEGGFQRSLMIVETID from the coding sequence ATGCCAAAAGCTCTCTGGATTGCCCATGTCAACGTTTTGGACGCGGAAAAACTTGCCGCCTACGCCAGCGCCGCCACGCCCGTCATTGCCTCATACGGCGGAGTGTTTTTGGCCCGCGGTGGTGCCTATGAGCAATTGGAAGGCCCGGATCATACGCGCAATGTCGTGGCGCAGTTCCCCAGCCTACAGGCCGCGCATGATTGCTACCACTCCGAGGGTTATCAAGCGGCAATTAAATTGGGAGAGGGCGGGTTTCAGCGCTCATTGATGATTGTGGAAACCATCGACTGA
- the alaS gene encoding alanine--tRNA ligase, with amino-acid sequence MPTLNDIRSTFLNYFDRQGHRVLPSSPLVPRNDPTLMFANSGMVQFKNLFTGVETRDYTRATTAQKCVRAGGKHNDLDNVGYTARHHTFFEMMGNFSFGDYFKEEAILFAWEVITKELCIPKEKLVVTVYHDDDEAVALWKKIGGFSDDKIIRIATDDNFWMMGPTGPCGPSSEIFYDHGDHIWGGPPGSPDEDGDRFVEIWNLVFMQYEQFEDGTRKALAAQSIDTGMGIERVAALLQGTNDNYATDLVRNLIEASAQATSSDPDGPHKTHHRVIADHLRSTSFLIADGVLPSKDGRGYVLRRIMRRAMRHAHLIGAADPLMHRLVPALVQQMGAAYPELVQAQSMIEETLLQEETRFRTTLDRGLRLLEDEVGDLPQGGALPGATAFKLYDTFGFPLDLTQDALREKGLSVDTDGFDIAMAAQKAKARAAWAGSGEMADDTIWFDVLDNHGATDFLGYDTEQAEGQIVALVQDGGQVDRADAGAVVQIVLNQTPFYAESGGQIGDRGEIVTESGILEVTDCRKTADLFIHMAKVTKGFVGMGQAAELIVASERRARIRANHSATHLLHEALRRALGDHVAQRGSLNADDRLRFDFSHGQALTAAQLQQVQSEVNAFIRQNSTVETRIMTPDDARALGAQALFGEKYGDEVRVVSMGHLPGSGKGSGQDTYSLELCGGTHVRQTGDIGGFVLLSDGASSAGVRRIEALTGVGAEHHIQQQMAAMAAAANVLKVQPTEIADRAQQLLEERKALQNEVANLRRELALSGGTEAAAADPISIGGKAFLAQVLQGVTGRDLPALVDAHKAKMGSGVVLLIADTDGKAAVAAGVTGDLTEHISAVDIVKTVVATLGGKGGGGRADMAQGGAKSTQDSDAAILAVKTLLEE; translated from the coding sequence ATGCCCACGCTCAATGATATCCGCTCCACGTTTTTGAACTATTTTGACCGCCAGGGTCATCGTGTTTTGCCATCTAGCCCCTTGGTGCCGCGCAATGATCCCACACTGATGTTTGCCAACTCAGGTATGGTGCAATTCAAAAACCTTTTCACGGGCGTTGAAACGCGCGATTACACGCGGGCCACCACCGCACAAAAATGCGTGCGCGCCGGCGGCAAACATAATGATCTGGACAATGTGGGCTACACCGCCCGCCATCACACCTTCTTTGAGATGATGGGCAATTTCAGCTTTGGGGATTATTTCAAGGAAGAGGCCATTCTCTTTGCTTGGGAGGTCATCACAAAAGAGCTATGTATTCCCAAGGAAAAACTGGTTGTCACCGTCTATCATGATGATGATGAGGCCGTGGCCCTTTGGAAGAAAATTGGCGGATTTAGTGATGATAAAATCATCCGCATCGCCACGGATGATAATTTTTGGATGATGGGGCCGACCGGTCCTTGTGGCCCCAGCTCAGAGATTTTCTACGATCACGGGGATCACATCTGGGGCGGCCCTCCCGGCAGCCCGGATGAAGATGGTGACCGATTTGTCGAAATCTGGAACCTGGTCTTTATGCAATATGAGCAGTTTGAAGACGGCACGCGCAAAGCCTTGGCCGCACAGTCCATCGACACCGGCATGGGCATTGAGCGGGTTGCGGCATTGTTGCAAGGCACGAATGACAATTACGCCACGGATTTGGTGCGCAATCTGATTGAGGCCTCAGCGCAGGCGACCTCTTCGGATCCGGACGGCCCGCATAAGACCCACCACCGGGTGATTGCAGATCACCTGCGCTCAACATCCTTTCTGATTGCCGACGGGGTTTTACCCTCCAAGGATGGGCGTGGCTATGTGCTGCGGCGGATCATGCGCCGTGCAATGCGTCATGCGCATTTGATCGGCGCGGCGGATCCTTTGATGCATCGTTTGGTGCCTGCTTTGGTGCAGCAAATGGGGGCGGCCTATCCTGAATTGGTTCAGGCCCAATCGATGATTGAAGAAACTTTGTTGCAGGAAGAAACCCGTTTCCGCACCACTTTGGACCGGGGTTTGCGCCTGTTGGAAGATGAGGTTGGCGATCTGCCGCAGGGCGGCGCCTTGCCTGGCGCCACCGCCTTTAAGCTCTATGACACTTTCGGCTTCCCACTTGACCTGACGCAAGATGCTCTGCGTGAGAAAGGCCTCTCGGTCGATACGGATGGCTTTGACATCGCGATGGCCGCTCAAAAAGCCAAAGCCCGTGCTGCTTGGGCAGGCTCGGGTGAAATGGCCGATGATACGATTTGGTTTGACGTGCTGGACAACCATGGCGCGACAGATTTTCTGGGCTATGACACCGAACAAGCTGAAGGTCAGATCGTGGCGCTCGTGCAGGATGGCGGGCAAGTGGACCGTGCTGACGCGGGCGCTGTTGTGCAAATTGTACTCAACCAAACGCCTTTCTATGCGGAAAGCGGCGGTCAAATCGGTGACCGTGGAGAGATTGTGACAGAGAGTGGCATTCTTGAGGTCACCGATTGCCGCAAAACTGCGGATCTGTTCATTCACATGGCCAAAGTCACGAAAGGCTTTGTTGGAATGGGGCAGGCCGCTGAGCTCATAGTCGCGTCGGAACGCCGTGCGCGTATTCGTGCAAATCATTCCGCAACCCATCTGTTGCATGAAGCTCTGCGCCGGGCACTGGGTGATCATGTGGCGCAACGCGGGTCACTGAACGCAGATGACCGCCTGCGGTTTGACTTCAGCCATGGGCAAGCGCTTACGGCCGCGCAGTTGCAACAGGTGCAAAGCGAAGTAAACGCCTTCATCCGGCAAAACAGCACGGTTGAGACTCGTATTATGACACCTGACGATGCGCGCGCCCTGGGGGCCCAAGCGCTCTTTGGCGAAAAATATGGCGATGAGGTTCGGGTGGTTTCTATGGGGCATTTGCCCGGCTCTGGCAAAGGATCGGGGCAAGACACCTACAGCTTGGAGCTTTGCGGCGGCACCCATGTGCGCCAAACTGGAGATATCGGCGGATTCGTCTTGCTGAGCGATGGGGCCTCCTCGGCCGGGGTGCGGCGCATTGAGGCGCTGACCGGAGTGGGCGCAGAACATCACATTCAACAACAAATGGCTGCAATGGCCGCGGCTGCGAATGTTTTGAAAGTCCAGCCGACAGAGATCGCCGACCGCGCGCAACAGCTTCTCGAGGAGCGCAAAGCTTTGCAGAACGAAGTGGCCAACCTGCGCCGCGAGCTTGCATTGTCTGGTGGCACAGAGGCCGCAGCCGCAGATCCGATTTCCATCGGTGGAAAGGCCTTCCTTGCACAGGTTTTGCAAGGGGTAACGGGCCGCGATTTGCCTGCTTTGGTGGATGCGCATAAAGCAAAGATGGGCTCCGGTGTGGTCTTGCTGATCGCGGATACGGATGGCAAGGCCGCGGTGGCCGCGGGCGTCACGGGTGATTTGACCGAGCACATCTCTGCGGTGGATATCGTTAAAACTGTTGTTGCAACCCTTGGCGGCAAGGGAGGCGGCGGCCGGGCTGATATGGCCCAGGGCGGCGCAAAATCGACCCAAGACTCAGACGCCGCAATTTTAGCCGTCAAAACACTCTTAGAGGAGTAA
- the recA gene encoding recombinase RecA — MATADLLTMAPKTGDRQKALDSALAQIERQFGKGSIMTLGEGAVIPGIESTSTGSIGLDIALGIGGLPKGRIIEIYGPESSGKTTLTLHCVAEEQKKGGVCAFVDAEHALDPLYARKLGVNLEELLISQPDTGEQALEITDTLVRSGAVSMVVVDSVAALTPKSELEGDMGDAQVGAQARLMSQAMRKLTGSISKSNCMVIFINQIRMKIGVMFGSPETTTGGNALKFYSSVRLDIRRIGALKDRDEVVGNATRVKVVKNKVAPPFKQVEFDIMYGEGISKMGELIDLGVKGGFVEKSGSWYSYGDERIGQGRENAKVFLSENKAMAYDIEAKIRESHGLKFERPTDVEGPSSKDEDNVIDL, encoded by the coding sequence ATGGCAACGGCAGATTTACTCACAATGGCACCAAAAACAGGCGACCGTCAAAAGGCGCTAGACAGCGCTTTGGCACAAATCGAACGTCAGTTCGGCAAAGGTTCAATCATGACATTGGGCGAGGGCGCAGTCATCCCCGGGATTGAGTCGACCTCCACCGGCTCCATCGGCCTAGATATTGCTCTTGGCATCGGCGGTCTGCCCAAGGGGCGGATCATTGAGATCTACGGCCCAGAGTCCTCGGGCAAAACAACTTTGACCCTGCATTGCGTGGCGGAAGAACAGAAAAAGGGCGGCGTCTGCGCATTTGTCGATGCAGAACACGCGCTTGATCCACTCTATGCGCGTAAACTTGGCGTAAATCTGGAAGAGCTGCTGATCTCGCAGCCTGACACAGGCGAGCAGGCATTGGAAATCACAGACACTTTGGTACGCTCAGGCGCGGTTTCCATGGTGGTGGTTGATTCTGTCGCTGCTTTGACCCCGAAATCGGAGTTGGAAGGCGATATGGGCGATGCACAGGTCGGCGCACAGGCCCGGTTGATGAGCCAAGCCATGCGCAAACTGACCGGCAGCATCAGCAAATCAAACTGTATGGTTATTTTTATCAACCAAATTCGGATGAAGATTGGCGTTATGTTTGGCAGCCCGGAAACCACAACCGGCGGCAATGCCTTGAAGTTCTACTCATCGGTGCGATTGGATATTCGCCGGATTGGTGCTTTGAAGGATCGCGACGAGGTCGTGGGCAATGCCACCCGCGTCAAAGTCGTGAAAAACAAAGTCGCCCCGCCCTTTAAACAGGTTGAATTTGACATCATGTATGGTGAGGGCATCTCCAAAATGGGCGAGCTGATTGATCTTGGTGTCAAAGGCGGCTTTGTCGAGAAATCCGGCAGCTGGTATAGCTATGGTGATGAGCGTATCGGCCAAGGCCGTGAGAATGCAAAAGTTTTCTTGAGTGAAAACAAAGCTATGGCCTATGATATTGAAGCTAAAATCCGTGAATCTCACGGGTTGAAGTTTGAACGGCCTACCGATGTAGAGGGGCCAAGCTCAAAAGATGAGGACAATGTGATCGACCTCTAG
- a CDS encoding ATP-binding protein — MFGKKINIGHDITEVFISNQQSLLGWISDVSEGKIWNKSIVLQIPGTKSGTVFQAALSRVFDGQEHVLIAAFSDVTALKSLERQFVQSQKMQAIGQLAGGVAHDFNNLLTAISGHCDLLLLRHDKNDPDFSDLMQIHQNANRAAALIGQLLAFSRKQNLQVKLLNIREIISDLAHLLDRLVGEKVNLLLYHGTKLPMVRADKRQLEQVLMNLVVNARDAMVEGGDVVIRTQSETFDKAQERDSAVIPAGEYVKIQVEDFGSGIPPEHRQKIFEPFFTTKRTGEGTGLGLSTVYGIVKQSNGFIFAESEIGKGTVFDVLIPAVDRRAKQKEQKLIAEVVSQPTQGEQVVLLVEDEAPVRAFASRALRIKGLTVYEADCAEAALKILEDKSLKIDVFVTDVVMPGLDGPTWVRLALMGRPGTRVVFVSGYAEDAFDKQQSEIEGSVFLPKPFSLNDLTQAVLDVVVPAS, encoded by the coding sequence TTGTTTGGCAAGAAAATCAATATTGGCCATGACATCACCGAAGTTTTTATTAGCAATCAGCAATCGCTCCTGGGATGGATTTCAGACGTATCTGAGGGAAAAATTTGGAATAAATCCATTGTTTTACAAATCCCAGGCACCAAATCGGGGACAGTGTTTCAGGCCGCATTAAGCCGGGTGTTTGATGGGCAAGAGCATGTCTTAATCGCGGCGTTTTCCGACGTCACGGCTTTAAAGTCTCTTGAGCGGCAATTTGTGCAAAGCCAGAAGATGCAAGCAATTGGCCAGCTTGCCGGAGGTGTGGCGCATGACTTCAACAATTTGTTAACTGCGATTTCCGGTCACTGTGATCTACTTCTATTGCGCCATGATAAAAATGATCCTGATTTCAGTGATCTGATGCAAATCCATCAGAATGCCAATCGGGCCGCAGCGTTGATTGGGCAATTGCTGGCTTTCTCACGCAAGCAGAACCTACAGGTGAAACTGCTCAATATTCGTGAAATTATCTCTGACTTGGCGCATTTGTTGGATCGTTTGGTGGGCGAGAAAGTAAATCTCTTGCTGTACCATGGCACGAAACTTCCCATGGTGCGGGCGGACAAGCGGCAATTGGAACAGGTGTTAATGAACCTTGTGGTGAATGCGCGCGATGCAATGGTCGAGGGGGGCGATGTTGTCATCCGCACGCAATCTGAAACCTTTGACAAGGCGCAAGAGCGCGACAGTGCGGTGATCCCAGCGGGAGAGTATGTGAAGATTCAAGTGGAAGATTTTGGCTCGGGCATACCCCCCGAACACCGCCAGAAAATATTTGAACCGTTTTTCACCACGAAACGCACGGGCGAGGGGACCGGTTTGGGGCTATCGACGGTCTATGGAATTGTTAAACAGTCCAATGGGTTTATCTTTGCAGAAAGCGAGATCGGCAAGGGCACGGTTTTTGATGTGCTGATCCCGGCAGTTGATCGGCGCGCCAAACAGAAGGAACAAAAATTGATAGCAGAGGTCGTGTCACAGCCAACACAAGGCGAACAAGTTGTGCTTCTGGTGGAGGATGAGGCACCCGTGCGCGCCTTTGCTTCGCGGGCGCTGCGGATCAAGGGTCTCACCGTTTATGAAGCCGATTGCGCCGAAGCCGCGTTGAAAATTCTCGAAGATAAGTCATTGAAAATCGATGTATTCGTGACCGATGTGGTGATGCCGGGGCTGGATGGCCCAACCTGGGTGCGGCTTGCGCTCATGGGCCGGCCCGGGACGCGTGTCGTCTTTGTCTCGGGATATGCTGAGGATGCGTTTGACAAACAACAATCTGAAATTGAGGGCTCCGTGTTCTTGCCGAAACCTTTTTCACTTAACGATCTGACCCAAGCCGTTCTGGATGTCGTGGTGCCAGCATCATAG